A single Salmo trutta chromosome 14, fSalTru1.1, whole genome shotgun sequence DNA region contains:
- the LOC115147476 gene encoding parvalbumin alpha, with the protein MAALKDFLKADDIQKALDAVKAEGSFDHKKFFALVGLKAMTPDNVKKVFQAIDADQSGFIEEEELKFVLKSFAEDGRDLTDTETKAFLNAADKDGDGKIGIDEFEVLVHEV; encoded by the exons ATGGCCGCTTTGAAAGATTTTTTGAAAGCTGATGATATTCAGAAGGCCCTTGATGCAGTCAAAG ctgaGGGTTCCTTCGACCATAAGAAGTTCTTTGCTCTGGTGGGCCTGAAGGCCATGACTCCCGACAACGTCAAGAAGGTGTTCCAGGCTATTGATGCTGACCAGAGTGGCTTCATTGAGGAGGAGGAGCTCAA GTTTGTGCTGAAGAGTTTCGCTGAGGACGGCAGAGACCTGACCGACACCGAGACCAAAGCCTTCCTTAATGCCGCCGACAAGGACGGTGATGGAAAGATTGGCATCGACG AGTTTGAAGTCTTGGTCCATGAGGTGTAA